A window of Strix aluco isolate bStrAlu1 chromosome 2, bStrAlu1.hap1, whole genome shotgun sequence contains these coding sequences:
- the GJA8 gene encoding gap junction alpha-8 protein, with product MGDWSFLGNILEQVNEQSTVIGRVWLTVLFIFRILILGTAAELVWGDEQSDFVCNTQQPGCENVCYDEAFPISHIRLWVLQIIFVSTPSLMYFGHAVHHVRMEEKRREREEAERRQQAEVDEEKLPLTPNQNKGNNPDGTKKFRLEGTLLRTYIFHIIFKTLFEVGFIVGQYFLYGFRILPLYRCGRWPCPNLVDCFVSRPTEKTIFIMFMLVVASVSLFLNLVEISHLILKRIRRALRRPAEEQLGEVPEKPLHAITVPSIPKTKGYKLLEEEKPVSHYFPLTEVGVEPTPLPSAFNEFEEKIGMRPLEDLSRAFDERLPSYAQAKEPEEEKVRAEEEQEEQQGPQKEPGVKKAEEEVMADEVEGPSAPAELATDMRPLSRLSKASSRARSDDLTV from the coding sequence ATGGGTGACTGGAGTTTCTTGGGGAACATATTAGAGCAGGTGAATGAGCAATCCACTGTCATCGGGAGAGTTTGGCTCACAGTGCTCTTCATTTTCCGCATCCTGATCCTGGGAACAGCTGCTGAACTAGTGTGGGGAGACGAACAGTCAGACTTTGTGTGCAACACCCAGCAACCTGGTTGCGAGAATGTCTGCTATGATGAGGCCTTCCCCATCTCCCACATCCGGCTCTGGGTCCTGCAGATCATTTTTGTATCCACACCTTCGCTAATGTACTTTGGCCATGCAGTGCACCATGTCCGtatggaagagaagaggagagagagggaggaagctGAGAGGCGTCAGCAAGCTGAGGTGGATGAAGAGAAGCTGCCCCTGACTCCAAATCAAAACAAAGGCAACAACCCTGATGGAACCAAGAAGTTTCGCCTGGAGGGTACCCTCCTGAGAACCTACATCTTCCACATAATTTTCAAAACCCTCTTTGAGGTGGGATTCATAGTAGGTCAGTACTTCCTGTATGGCTTCCGAATTCTCCCCCTTTACCGCTGTGGACGGTGGCCCTGTCCCAATCTTGTGGACTGTTTTGTCTCCAGGCCCACAGAGAAGACCATCTTTATTATGTTCATGCTGGTGGTGGCTTCCGTGTCCCTCTTCCTCAACCTAGTGGAGATCAGTCACTTGATCCTGAAAAGGATCCGGAGGGCTCTGAGAAGACCAGCGGAGGAACAGCTGGGGGAAGTCCCAGAGAAGCCCCTCCATGCCATCACAGTCCCCTCCATCCCAAAGACCAAAGGCTACAAGCTGCTGGAAGAAGAGAAGCCGGTTTCCCATTATTTCCCTCTCACAGAAGTAGGGGTCGAGCCCACTCCCCTTCCATCAGCCTTCAATGAGTTTGAGGAGAAGATTGGGATGAGACCACTGGAAGATCTCTCCAGGGCATTTGATGAGAGGTTACCATCATATGCACAAGCAAAGGAACCAGAAGAGGAGAAGGTaagagcagaggaggaacaaGAAGAGCAGCAGGGACCTCAGAAAGAGCCAGGGGtgaagaaagcagaggaggaggtgatggCCGATGAAGTGGAAGGGCCTTCAGCACCTGCTGAACTCGCCACTGATATGAGACCCCTCAGCAGGCTAAGTAAAGCCAGCAGCCGGGCAAGGTCAGATGATTTGACTGTATGA